In Pithys albifrons albifrons isolate INPA30051 chromosome 6, PitAlb_v1, whole genome shotgun sequence, a single genomic region encodes these proteins:
- the LOC139673122 gene encoding serine/arginine-rich splicing factor 5-like: MSGCRVFVGHLSSRARERDVEKFFKGYGRIREIHLKNGFGFVEFEDHRDADDAIYELNGKELCDERVTIEHARARRGRGRFSQRFSYYQSQSGSSRYGPPVRTEHRIIVENLSSRISWQDLKDVMRKAGEVTYVDAHRNNRNEGVVEFASYSDMKSALEKLDGTELNGRRIKLTEDHRRHRSRSRSRSYSRSRSRSRSTGSSRSDSRSRSRSRSRSRSRSRSRSRSRSRSRSRSRSRTPKKSYSHKSHRSSLIASSPSPSSSKRKSRSRSSSAHSRS; this comes from the exons ATGAGTGGCTGCCGTGTGTTTGTTGGACACCTGAGCTCACGTGCCCGTGAACGGGATGTGGAGAAATTCTTCAAAGGATATGGTCGCATACGAGAAATCCATCTAAAAAATGGATTTGGATTTGTG GAATTTGAAGACCACAGGGATGCTGATGATGCAATTTATGAACTAAATGGTAAAGAATTGTGTGATGAAAG GGTTACAATTGAGCATGCTCGGGCCcgaagaggaaggggaagattCTCCCAACGGTTCAGTTATTACCAGTCGCAGAGTGGATCTAG CCGGTATGGCCCTCCTGTTCGTACCGAACACAGGATCATTGTTGAAAACCTCTCATCCCGCATCAGCTGGCAG GACTTGAAAGATGTCATGAGAAAGGCGGGGGAGGTCACCTATGTGGATGCACATAGAAACAACAGGAATGAAGG GGTTGTGGAGTTTGCATCTTACAGTGACATGAAGAGTGCCCTGGAAAAATTGGATGGCACTGAGCTGAATGGACGCAGAATTAAACTGACTGAAGACCACAGAAGGCACAG AAGCAGATCTCGATCAAGGAGCTACTCGAGATCTCGCAGCAGGTCCAGGTCTACGGGATCTTCCAGATCGGACAGCCGGTCCAGGTCCAGGTCAAGATCAAGGTCCAGGTCCAGGTCTCGCTCTCGCTCCCGCTCTCGCTCCCGATCTCGTTCTCGTTCTCGTAGCCGTACACCTAAAAAGAGTTACTCCCACAAAAGCCACCGCTCCAGCTTGATAGcttcttccccatctccctctTCTTCTAAAAGAAAATCTCGTTCTAGGTCGAGCTCTGCTCATAGCCGTAGTTAA